In Papaver somniferum cultivar HN1 chromosome 1, ASM357369v1, whole genome shotgun sequence, a genomic segment contains:
- the LOC113333724 gene encoding F-box protein At1g61340-like yields MVMGKNLYSSEFVNCTRALRRKRITISNNMETFPFNSPIRTPLKKQRSITRLDSENLSLLQQDILSIESLPQDILVRILCCVEHEDLKQLVHVSKSMKDAALVAKKWHFEFSTPNAKTAALRSFNSSEDLSRFDMETPNAPGKQGFYRRRISREKLTDLAVALFHSPEEENWSKKNNGGFCSWN; encoded by the exons ATGGTAATGGGGAAGAATTTGTACTCTTCAGAGTTTGTTAACTGCACAAGAGCATTAAGAAGGAAAAGGATTACTATATCAAACAATATggaaacttttccttttaattctCCTATTAGAACTCCATTAAAGAAGCAGCGATCTATTACGCGATTGGATTCGGAGAATTTGTCACTTCTACAACAGGACATTTTGTCTATTGAATCTCTGCCACAGGACATTTTG GTAAGGATATTATGTTGTGTGGAGCATGAAGATCTTAAGCAACTTGTACATGTTTCGAAATCGATGAAAGATGCT GCATTGGTTGCAAAGAAATGGCATTTTGAATTTAGTACTCCAAATGCAAAAACCGCTGCTTTACGGTCTTTCAATTCATCTGAAGATCTAAGTAGGTTTGATATGGAAACACCGAATGCTCCTGGAAAACAAGGGTTTTACAGGCGTCGAATCAGCCGGGAGAAACTCACAGACCTCGCTGTGGCTTTGTTCCATTCACCTGAGGAAGAAAACTGGTCTAAGAAGAACAATGGAGGGTTTTGTTCATGgaattga